ACTCTAAGCCAAGGAAAGGTGTGAAGGGGTTTGTGTAATGACAGCTCTACCACGGGGATGTAAGGCGAGGACCTGAGGCTACCGCAGTCATTCGGGCTTAcccaaaaaagagaaggaacGGAGGAGGGTAGGACGGGAGCGCCAGAAGACAGGCGGAgacaggagagatcaaagggaagaGGTCGCACGGGGAAAGGGCTCGGAGCTGCCCGGCCGAGCAGGAGGGGCCCCGCGCGCCCGCCGCGCCCGCCCCGCCGGCCCCTGCGGACTCACCGCGCAGCCAGCGCGCGCCGGCGTGCGTGTCCTTGGGCCGGAGGAGGCGGCGGTGCGCGGCGCTGCGGCCCACGTACCACAGCATCCAGAGCAGCTGCAGCAGCATGAGCGCCGTCAGGAAGCACAGCAGGTCGCTCTTGCCCACGCCCGAGGCGTGCACGGCccaggccagcagcagcagcagccccgcCACGAACACGTTCAGGCCGTACTGGCTGCTCAGCGCCTCGGCCAGCTTCTGCGGGACGCTGGCGCGGACGGCGCCCCGCCGAGGGGTCGGGGACTCCGGGGCCAGGCTGTGGGGCTGCAGGCAGGCCGCGGGTGCCGACGACCTTCCGTCCGGGGCGCTCCGGGCCGCCTGGGGGGAGGCAGGCGCCCCCTGGCCCTCGGGCATCCTTGAGTGACCCGCCCTGAGGGAGTCTGGTCCCGGGGCGGCTGCGATCCGTCCCCCACTTGCTACCTGTGACTCAGTCCTTGCCCCGACGCCCTCTCCCAATCAGTCTCCCTCTCCGGATCACCCTCCGACCTGCCCCTTGCCCGCAGTCAGTGTACCCACCGGGTCCCCTTACCACCGTCCCCCGCCCGGCTGACCCGACTGACCCGGCTACTTCGCGCCGCAGATGCTCACTGCCCGCTTCCCCTCGCCCTGCGATGCCCCGGGCAGCCCTCCCACCCGCTCCGCGACCCACGCGGGCCGCTCGCCCCCGCCACCAGCCTTGCCCCGACGCCCGCGCGTCCTCCAGCTCGGGTTCCTGGGCGCCAGGCCCCGCCCGCTGTCCCCAGCTCTGTCCCCAGCTCTGTCCCCTGCACCGACGCCCGCTGTCCCCAGCTCTGTCCCAGGGTGCCCCGCCCGGTAGCCCCGGAAAACCTGGCTAGCGACAAGCGCCTCCCGCTGGCTCCCGCGGTGGAGGTCGGGGCAAGGGGATCGCCCCGAGCCAGCCCTGGGGATGGGCGCGGGGGGCGTGGCTGCGGCCGGGCCGGGCCCCCGCTCCCCGGCTCTGCAAGTGCGTGCGCTGCCCGGGGCCGTCCCTGCCTCTCCTTCCGACCGCCGCGGCCCAGGGGATCCTGGAAGTATCCTTGTGCGTgatcctgcctgcctgtcctcgTCCCTGACTATTTCTGCCGTGTTTCCTCAGTTCGAGTCTCTCCGTCTGACCAGCTGTCTTCGAGGCTCATCCCTTGTCCCTAGATCTATGAACAGGGAGAGGGCGTGTCTTTCTGTGTCCATGTTTGTCTGTCCGTCTGATGTACCTGTGTGTCTGCAGGGAGACGCCCAGACGCCGATTAGACAGGAGCCACTTCCCAAGGAGAGAgatcccctctctccctccgaCCAGGAAACGAGGGGCTGCTTTGGGACCGAGAGGAGCTAAGGGTcgacggggtggggtggggctctcCCTGTTAGTGCAGGCACCCCAGCCCCTGCCTGGCCCTCAGCCTGCTGGAAGCTGACCCTGTCCGCCTGAGCGCCCTGCTGACATGTCGCTAAGAGTAGGTCCTGGGAGGTTTCTGGGAGCGTGGAGTGTGTAAGGGCTGGCTGGTGGGCATGGCCGATAGCAGGGCCGAGCAGGGAGCTGGGAGGAAGGCGCTTCTATTCtaaggagatggggagggcagGCAAGCCTCATGGGTGAGCCCCCTGGGCACTAGGACAGGGTTCTGCACCGAGACACCCTCCCCGCTCTGCTTAATGCTCTGCTGTCGTCATCCTGAAATTCATTTTTGAACAGGGgacccacattttcattttgcagtgGATCCAGTAAATTAAAGAGTCAGTTCCAATGGCCAGAGGTTCCTGGTTGTGGGAAGCCCTGAGACAGAGGGGAGTCAACCTGGGGACCTTGtgccttcattcatttttttcaattcatcatttcattcatttatttggtcAACATTTCTTCAACTCGGAATCATTTGCCAGActctgttctaggcactgtgGATTCGACTATGAGCTGACATCCTGGCAGAGACAAATTCAACAGGCCAGTCTTTATCGAGGTCTCACTGGGAAGCTGGAGAGCACCCGTGTGAGGCTCAGCCCGGCTTGGGAGTCCATGGCGCGGGATGAGACGGAGCAAGCAGCCGCTGTAGGCAGGGCTGCCTGGACGAGGTGCTTGGGTGGGCCTCGTGTCTGTCAGCAAGGGGGAGAGGTTCCCAGAGGAGGCAGCACCTGTAGTCTTTACACGCTGGAGTAGGAGCTGGCCAAGTGACATGGGGCAGGGCAGCAGAGGGCATTCCGGAGAGAGGACGGAGTCGGTGCACAGAAATGCGGGTGACAAGGCAAGTGAATGAGCGAGGAGAGCTCGTCTCCTCCTCACCCCGTGAGGGTGTGGGACTCGGTGCCGCATCGTCCCCGCGGTGCTTACCCAGCCTTGTGTCCCTTCTTAGCACGTTACCTGGAATGTGCGCTGTCTGAGGCCAGCCTCTCCCACTGTGGTGGGAGCTCTGAGGATGTCGTCTGTCCTGTCTGCCGCTGTCTTGTCCAGGACGCAGAACCATGGCGCTCAGCACgctgtaggtgctcagtaaatatgaaCTGTTCCCACCCCCTCAGAAGATGTTGAAGTCCTCACCCCCAGGGCCTATGAATGtctccttatttggaaataaggtctttgcaaGTGACTAGAGGTCATTAGGGTGAGCCTTACTCCATGACTGTCCTTTTTAAAGGGGGAAATTTGAAGACACAGGATTCCCTTATCACTACATTCCCCGACAAATTAAACATTCTAGCTTCCACAGAGATGTCTCTGCCCCAGACATCTAGAGCATGAGAGGTCTCAGCTGCTGCATGCTGGAATCACCGGGGCAGAAAACTGTCTTGCTCGCCAACCGAGTCCGAAGCTCTAAGCAGCAGGCCTGGGCAGTGAGTGCGCAACCTGGGTTGAAAACTTGGTGCTGACACTTGGGACTGAAATCAGGGATGTTAGAGTACACGCCCTctgctgctctctcccttccatgaGATTCACAACTGTTACTTGAGTGTTCATTCCTCTTTAAGAGTGGGTGCTCCTCCCACAGGCTGGTTTAGAAGCAACAGCAGTACTGCCTgacacttttcatttatttaattgctACGACAGGAAAAGACCCATAAATAACCTGCATAGTATTTATAGTTACTTAACAGAAATAGAGACCGGGCATgatactgtttattttattttattttattttttcatttttccgaagctggaaatggggaggcagtcagactcctgcatgcagccgaccgggatccacccagcatgcccaccagggggcgatgctttgcccctctggggcatcgctctgttgcgtccagagtcattctagcgcctgaggcagaggccacagagccatccccagggcccgggccatctttgctccaatggagccttggctgcgggaggggaagagagagacagagaggaaggagagggggaggggtggagaagcaaatgggcgcctctcctgtgtgccctggccgggaatcaaacctgggactcctgcacgccaggccgacgatctaccgctgagccaactggccagggctataaacacatttattaaaatgttgtCACAGGGTGATCTTATTGTACCATCCTAGCTGACCAGTGTAAGCACTGGCTAACTGGATCTTAAACTGTATTAGCCAAAAAATCCCAGCCTTAGATTTTTATCCAAGTATTAAAACTACTCTAAGAAGATAGGCAGATGGATAGACCTAGGCTGGTACGTCCGTAggtaaatggatggatgaatggatggttTATTCCTTTGCAGTATCTATCCAGACACAGATGACAGGTAAGACAGACAATTCCTTTGCAGAATCTATCCAGACAGGCAGGCACAGAATTTGTGGGAGTTGTCACTGGGACAGAGACCTTTGGCCCCACCTCCAGTGGGTCTGAACCAATGCTGTCTGTAATCCTAACTGCTGCGGTTTGGAGCCTCAACCTTGCCCGGGACCCTCACGTCACTGACTGACTTCTGCTGACCTTGCTCTTTACTTTAAATGAAACTCTCTACCAACCCCtcacgcgcatgcacacacagatTGGGCGGGGTCACGCTCACTGGCCATGCCTGCCTTCTCCCGTTGCTGACCCCAAGtctgctctctttccctccccattACTACTTACTGAGTGAGCACCTGCTGGGTGCCAGGCACTGATAGGTGTTTCATGCACATCATTCCCATTACCCACAACCTACCAGACAGACCTTGTTCCCACCTCACGGCTGGAGAAAGACTACTACTCAAGGTCAGGCAGCGGCAGGTGCAGGGTGTGACCCGAGCCGGACACAAAGGTGACTAAATCCGATCGTCTCTGGAAGTCTCTTTATGGGGAAAAGGTCAACATCGGGTACTTTTTATGATGTCACAATGATATTTAGGGTTAAGGTGAACATAACTGCATTTCAGAGTGAATACTGTCTTCATGATGTCTCTGATGAGCTGAGAAGCCTTCTCTAAAAAGACTTATTTCTACAGTTAACTCAAAGCACTAATAGCTGAAACAAACTATTCTAAAGTTTCTTTTAACAAAACGCAcaagaaagttataaaaatattttatttaaatgttaaggaaaaaattatacatacatgaaaatcaataaaagttcctatcttagcctgaccaggtggtggtgtagtggatagagcgtcggactgggatgcggaggacccaggttcgagaccccgaagttgccagcttgagcatggactcatctggtttgagcaaggctcaccaatttgagcccaaggtcactggcttgaacaaggggtcactcaggctgctgtagctccccagtcaaggcacatatgagaaatcaatcaatgaacaactaaggtgccgcaacgaagaattgatgcttctcatctctctcccttcctgtctgtccgtccctctgtctgtcacacacacaaaaaagctccTCTCTTAAACATGCTAAAACCCAGTAATTTACATCATGATGAAAGCTACAGTGACGGGAATGCAGAGCCCGTTCAGTTGGTCCTCTCTCCTAACAGAAGCATGCAAAACCGAGCCGCAGAGGAACTGCTCACGCTGGCTCGTGTGAAGGTGCGTGCACACACCCAGCCGTCATACACAGCGAACTGTGACTCCTTTAACGAGGGGGGAGCAGTCCACCTACAATACTGGGAGTACATCATGCCCctataataaaactttataaatttttacatcAATACATTCTCCAGTGAGTCAGATTAACAATGCAaattagttatttctatttcgAAGAGAATATTCCTATATTGAATCTTAAAAATCCAGTAATCTCTTGAGTTTAAGAATATgcaaatgaaatataatttattctgATTTCAACCACAAATCTATGAAGTTGACATTGTCCCTAGAAAGCCATTCCCTTCAAGATGCAAAAATACAGTGAAGCTTCTCCATGTTTGGGATGCTTTCAGCTGGCTGGACGTTCAGTCGTTCTCTTTGCACCTTCACACCCTTAGACCTGAAAGAAAGCCAGCAGTTATACCCCAGCGAGATCATTCATACTATGCTGTTGGATGTAATGTTAACAAGCACAGTTCAATCTACAAGCCTATGACACCGTCTGGCTTTCCATTATCAATTACAAATGTCAGCAGTAACTCAAAGGCTCCCAACTGTGTATAAAAACTCAAAGCTGAACAAAGATTGAACAGCAttagaaggggagaagcaggagacACGGTCAGACGAGGGACATATGTCAGCAGGTATGATGAGTGCCCTGTGTGTCCCAATGGTCCCTCCACAGCACAGTGTGGGGCTGTGCACACAGTGGGCCATGGATGTGCTAATGATTTTCAGCCTGGCGACCATTAGGTTATGTCCATTTCCTCTTTCATGGTTACGGTGACTTTCCTTTAGGACTCCAAAGGGAGAACATGCTGTCTGTTAACAGAAttgtccattttttttagcaccccAGTAATTCAGTGTATTAACTGTTACTTCTCTGGGCCTAATTTTCATCCTGTAAACTGATGTATGGAGCAGGCACCCTCCAAGTTCTGCCAGGGACACGAAGGGAGAGACCACCTGTCTTTTCCGCCATGTCCCTACACACAGTGAGCGCTCTCAATACCCACGCCCTGAATGACGCGTTGTCTCACACTCAGCACGCAGACCCACTGTGTACAGAAGCAGCCCGGGGGACGGGGGGCGCAGTGGTCTGTGGGCGGCAGAAATTCTATAAGTAACATGAAGGAAACGGTTCACGCGTCATCCATCAAATTTTTATGAGGCAGCCAGAATAGTTAGAAAATGGCACAATTTTTCCCCCAATTGAATAAAATTGCTCATTTCCCCCAAATTCCCATTCCTTAGGAACAATATAGCCAACAGTCCACTGGTATATAAGTTGACATCAATAAAAAATGATCTAATGGATGAACTCATTTATATTGGAAGGTGCAAATACCGTCTTCACGAGATCTTTGAGGGGCAGTGTGCCTTCTCTGAGAAGTACTCAGAACTAAGTTCTACAAAAGAGAAGGGGTCTCGGTCCCTTTTATCTGGGTTCAGTGGATGAACAGCTCGTGTGGACACCACTGAAATAAGTAACAAGCCCGTTACGGCTACGTCACCTGAAAACTGTCACGAGAGACATTTCTCACATGAGGTCATCGTTAGCAAGGCCATCCCACAGATCTTACCTTTAGCGATCATCCAAGGAGTGAGATCAACATTACAACTCCCATAAACTGGGTGAACAACAACAGCGGAGTGAAAAATGACCACACGGGCCACAGAGCAACGTTGAAgctgaaaggaaaagaagacagggCTGACACTGCAGCTACAATCCGCAGACACGTTCCACTGTGGACGCCAGACCTGAAGAGCTCACGTGTTACCCTGTCCGGGGAAGTTCATTCAGCCGCAACATTATagacagctagtgctcgacttacgaccacgattggctccgacagactggtcataacacgatttggtcataagttgagtaggctatatgtacagtactgtgaaatgatgttataaaaatctctaAGTCATATTTATCAtaattctttcattattgttacatATCATaatcttctttgttcattttatgccgtttgtatcatctctacgccattttgtttcttatttttacattcgtcaggtttaagtaaaacactgcattatcagtacaactggtttaatatttgcaaagacaatttcctcttggtagacatcttgggaggggtttgatgaaaaatatccaagacacaaaacacaaattgctgtacagtctgggataacagttgaaatggtgcatgcagagatggtagtgctgccggaagctggtccgcactgtcgtacgcccagctgggcaacacttgcgctgcctgacacagagcagtcgtggcagattgtggtcgtaaagttgaatggtcataagttgcataggtcataagtcggtcaatatttgtatatacgtgtgtgtgtgtgtgtgtgtgtgtgtacagcaaTGCTTTTCCTCCCTCAGAGATATGATTTAATGAATATGGGAAATATCGCAATCTTCACAGAAAGTATTTGTAACTAGAATGAGTAAAGGTCTCTTAATGAGAGCTGGCGTGGCTTAATACAGGGCAGTCACTATCAGCAACGGAACGTGAACTAAAACGGCTACGCCCGCTCTTCCCGCCTCGCGCACTATCCAACTAAGAGGTAAAAAGGTGGTCAGAAGCAATTTTTGttagaaacacaaataaaaaaaactactatTTATAATTTGCTGCTAAATTTCCCCAAGATGGTACAATCTCATTTTCTTACGTTTTCTGTATGTATCATACTTCATTGTAAAAACGACTTAAAAAGCAAACTGCAGAATATACATAGCATGTCAtcatttgtgttttaaataaCTGAATACATAAAGATATTACTGACAAGGGAACCAGAGACTAGAAATGACAGGGACACTATTTTCCCATTATTCCTCTGTTTCCTTTGAAATTTGTACCGTGTACACCAGTACCTGACCAACAAAACGTTTATTCCTGTCAGTCATTTCGAAGTTAACTTACCAAATTCCCGCTACAATAAAAGCAGCGGTTGTAATGGGTATCAAGGTTGGGTACTTGACGTCATAATCTTCAATGCCACGGTACCATTCCAGGTAGAGAATGCAGTAAAGTGCAATGGACAAGCTGACCAGCAGCAAGGCACCGCCTAAGAAAAACCAACTGTAGAGACAAAATGATGTCAGGGTTGACGGCACTTAGCAAATATCTTACAAGTTTTGATTGACAGCCTAAAAATCTATTTCTATGAGAACATTAACCAGAAGAGAAACACAGAGGGACCCACAATATCTTCACCCAGATTTCAGAAAGCCTCGATCTGTTGGAAGATCAGGCGAGAAAGGATGAGCCTATGAGCCATTAGAAGAATTCAACTgacaaaatatgaaaaataagacCAAGGTGTTTAACTTAGCTACCAGTAAAGACTTCTCACCTACTAGTGTGAAAGTTTTCtttaatagttttaaagaaaTCAACGTAATAGGTCACAACAATGGATGCCAATATCCAGAATCCAGAATGGATATTAAATCTTGGAAGAGGTTTCTGCTTTTTCTCAACGGCCGCAGAGGCTCCTAGATGTAAGGAAGATTTCAACTTATTAAATTACCATTAACTTCATGGGGAAAATTAACCTCTTTTAAGCCAAATAAAAGAATGTATCCTAGAACTTTCTGAGAACAAGATTCTCTCCCAGCATAGCACAAATTTCTTGCGTAAAATTCCCAAAACAGGTTTATAGCTGCAGAAACGATTACTATGAGGTCAATATAGAGCATGATCAAAATAGTCAACTATTTTCCTCTGCATGAATTCTGAAATCAAATTTACATACTCAGTCTTTCAGAAAGAATGACAACATCCGGTagtataagaattttaaatattgtttcataTTTCATCTAGGAAAGTAATTGGTGCTACTAAGGAAAGGCAAATGTTAAGAGCACAAAATAGACttgtaattttccaaaaataCTACTTGTTAACTATTCATTTTAAACAAACACAAACTTTTAAGGCAGCTCTAAAGTGGAAGGGGCACACTGGGTCTAGACCCAGCACAGTACTAAGACAGGGGACAACAAGTCAAAATTTATTCTATCTGGAACCCAATCTGAAAGAACAAGTGGCTGGGGTTGGGTCAAATGAGTTCTTGCCAACAAGTTCCCCAGGTGATTGACATGGCCCCTCTTAGTTCATGTGAAAACCACTGGTACACACTTAGAGTTCCTAAAACGCTTGTTCATTCATAACACACATCCCGGGAGAGAATACCCTCAAAATGTCTAAACCAGGATGCCAGGGCATGACATTTTCTGTGTTAATTATTAAAAAGGTAATAAATGCAAATGGCTTACAACAAACAGGGGGGAAAAAGGTCTAAAATGTATCCATCTCTTCCAGCTCCCCTGCCCAGGAGCAACCACCACCAACATCGCCTTCTACTGCATTCTCCTATACTCCTGGCATCTACCGGAAAACGCACACCGCACGTGACACCGTCTGCACCCCAATGGTAGCGTGCCATACACTGTTCCGTGCCTCCCTTTGAAAAGCATCCACACTGGCAGGCAGGTAAGTGCCTGGGTGTCTTTCACCAACTCCCTGCTGACGGGCAATCAGTCGCCGTCGTTCGCTGTCGCAAGCAATGCTGCAGTTGAAAACACGGGGCGCACGCGGCCTCGTGGGTCCATAGGAGGGTGTCTGTTCGATGCTTAGAAATAGAACCGACGGGTTTTTTGCACGGATATTACCCAACCGGTGTTTGACCAGCATCCCTGGGAGTCC
The sequence above is drawn from the Saccopteryx bilineata isolate mSacBil1 chromosome 5, mSacBil1_pri_phased_curated, whole genome shotgun sequence genome and encodes:
- the TMEM128 gene encoding transmembrane protein 128, with amino-acid sequence MDALRAREQLRRRYLFSPDAEASLDREGYARPGASAAVEKKQKPLPRFNIHSGFWILASIVVTYYVDFFKTIKENFHTSSWFFLGGALLLVSLSIALYCILYLEWYRGIEDYDVKYPTLIPITTAAFIVAGICFNVALWPVWSFFTPLLLFTQFMGVVMLISLLG